One Paralichthys olivaceus isolate ysfri-2021 chromosome 21, ASM2471397v2, whole genome shotgun sequence genomic window carries:
- the LOC109647001 gene encoding microtubule-associated protein tau-like isoform X18, with protein sequence MINNRLIILFPVWRNSSHMNPRLLSKPLFVNQTKVNSFTSTHTHTQCAAACVAPGAVSTSLLTELQAGAKTTFSHGPERNELHQQTSPSFLPHDAATKERCHVPFLQQPDLRLAMDYMNNASNSHGPGDAVTSSLADMSISDQHHQENGVQMGHRSPGDAKMKAAAAAAAGGGAASTARPATGVRREVALAGDGSMLAEDGVDFLGAACSEDAGNKTVGECGKKLSDSSWASEDLSCRSEVRRDVEASSRSPELTGAADSHRAISLDASECLTEMSDLSSLVRSTALEDLTSIGDKRLFQGEELVPEQVGDGLAADDAALKSCRDSGTKTVAPESQHAAQTQRLSQSAFDSHSEDLHPANSGRNDRPLTHMPSDDMAENGACDSRPDMSNGSERSSGGAQTTGAAELQKTPPQSSPARKSMVPVAIFKAQAKMDNGSTEKTQTATTPTSAPKRPSVVAKGNKTLASARNGHSSIPIKASSPGPRQPGAGAKFQSPGAKTSVRTAAQPANAKKPPTPKNEKDAMSGQSSPGTPKSPSSQAHSAKSVAEANKVKKIAVVRSTPKSPGSLKSRPPAPLAAAAPIPDLKNVRSKVGSTDNIKHQPGGGKVQVLDQKVDYSNVQAKCGSKDNIKHVPGGGNVQILDKKLDLTNVQARCGSKDNLKHTPGGGKVQILDKKLDLSNVQSRCGSKDNIKHVPGGGNVQIVHKKIDLSTVQSKCGSKDNIRHKPGGGNVEIKNEKLEFKVQSKVGSLGNIGHVPGGGQKRIESHKLSFREQARARTDHGAEIVSLEDSPQQLSTVSSSGSINMADSPQLSTLADQVSASLAKQGL encoded by the exons ATGATAAATAATCGATTGATTATCTTGTTCCCTGTTTGGAGAAACTCATCTCACATGAATCCACGTCTTCTGAGCAAACCTCTGTTTGTAAATCAAACTAAAGTTAATTCATTCacgtctacacacacacacacacagtgtgcgGCTGCGTGTGTTGCTCCTGGAGCTGTGTCAACATCCCTGTTGACCGAGCTGCAGGCCGGAGCCAAGACCACATTTTCACACGGCCCCGAGAGGAACGAGCTGCACCAGCAGACCTCTCCGTCTTTTCTCCCTCATGACGCTGCGACAAAAGAACGCTGTCACGTTCCCTTTCTGCAGCAG CCCGACCTGCGACTGGCAATGGACTACATGAACAACGCCTCCAACAGCCACGGCCCTGGAGACGCCGTGACCTCCTCCTTAGCCGACATGAGCATCAGCGACCAGCACCACCAGGAGAACGGCGTCCAGATGGGACACAGAAGCCCCGGAGACGCCAAAATGAAAG cagcagcagcagcagcagcaggaggaggagcagcttcGACAG cgAGGCCCGCTACTGGAGTCCGGCGTGAGGTCGCGCTTGCGGGCGACGGATCAATGCTCGCTGAGGATGGCGTTGACTTCCTGGGAGCTGCCTGCTCCGAGGACGCAGGAAACAAGACGGTGGGGGAGTGTGGGAAGAAGCTGAGCGACTCCTCGTGGGCCTCTGAAGACCTcagctgcaggtcagaggtcaggcgGGATGTGGAGGCCAGCAGCCGGAGCCCAGAGCTGACCGGAGCGGCCGACTCTCACAGAGCGATCAGCCTGGACGCCTCCGAGTGTCTGACGGAGATGAGCGATCTCTCGTCTTTAGTCAGGAGCACGGCTTTGGAAGACCTCACGTCCATCGGGGACAAACGCTTGTTTCAAGGGGAGGAGCTCGTCCCTGAGCAAGTTGGCGATGGACTGGCGGCTGATGACGCAGCTTTAAAGTCCTGCAGAGACTCTGGAACCAAAACTGTCGCTCCAGAAAGTCAACACGCCGCTCAAACCCAGCGTCTCTCACAATCTGCATTTGATTCTCACTCAGAAGATCTTCACCCAGCGAACAGCGGCCGGAACGATCGCCCTCTAACCCACATGCCGTCTGACGACATGGCTGAAAACGGGGCCTGCGATTCAAGGCCTGACATGTCTAACGGCTCGGAGCGGAGCAGCGGTGGGGCTCAGACCACCGGTGCCGCCGAGCTGCAGAAAACACCACCCCAAAGTTCGCCAGCCAGAAAGTCTATGGTGCCGGTCGCCATTTTCAAAG CTCAAGCAAAGATGGATAACGGCTCCACAGAGAAG ACTCAAACTGCCACCACACCAACCTCTGCCCCTAAACGACCGTCCGTAGTCGCCAAGGGCAACAAAACACTCGCGTCCGCCCGAAACGGCCACAGCTCCATCCCCATTAAAGCCAGCAGCCCAGGGCCCAGGCAGCCCGGA gCTGGTGCAAAGTTTCAGTCCCCAGGAGCCAAAACTTCAGTGAGAACTGCAGCTCAGCCAG CTAATGCCAAGAAACCTCCCActccaaaaaatgaaaaag ATGCCATGAGTGGACAGAGCAGCCCTGGTACTCCCAAATCCCCCTCGAGCCAAGCACACTCTGCCAAGTCTGTGGCCGAGGCCAACAAGGTGAAGAAGATCGCTGTGGTGCGCTCGACGCCCAAATCCCCGGGCTCACTGAAGAGCCGCCCGCCGGCTCCTCTGGCCGCCGCGGCGCCGATTCCGGACCTGAAGAACGTCAGGTCCAAGGTCGGCTCCACAGACAACATCAAGCACCAGCCTGGAGGTGGGAAG GTACAGGTCCTTGATCAGAAGGTGGATTATAGTAATGTCCAGGCTAAGTGTGGCTCCAAAGACAATATCAAACATGTACCCGGTGGCGGCAAT GTTCAGATCCTGGATAAGAAGCTGGACTTAACTAACGTCCAGGCTCGCTGCGGCTCTAAAGACAACCTCAAGCACACGCCCGGAGGAGGCAAG GTACAAATTCTTGATAAGAAGTTGGACTTAAGCAATGTGCAGTCCCGGTGTGGCTCCAAAgataatataaaacatgtaCCCGGTGGTGGAAAT GTTCAAATTGTGCACAAAAAGATTGACCTGAGCACCGTTCAGTCTAAATGTGGATCGAAAGACAACATTCGTCACAAACCAG GCGGTGGAAACGTGGAGATCAAAAACGAGAAGCTGGAGTTTAAAGTTCAGTCCAAGGTCGGTTCTCTTGGAAACATCGGCCACGTCCCTGGAGGAGGACAGAAAAGG ATTGAGAGCCACAAACTGAGCTTCCGCGAGCAGGCCAGGGCCCGCACCGACCACGGCGCCGAGATCGTCTCATTGGAAGACTCCCCCCAACAGCTCAGCACCGTGTCCTCCTCCGGCAGCATCAACATGGCCGACTCCCCGCAGCTCTCCACGCTGGCGGACCAGGTGTCCGCCTCCCTGGCCAAACAGGGCTTGTGA
- the LOC109647001 gene encoding microtubule-associated protein 4-like isoform X21: MINNRLIILFPVWRNSSHMNPRLLSKPLFVNQTKVNSFTSTHTHTQCAAACVAPGAVSTSLLTELQAGAKTTFSHGPERNELHQQTSPSFLPHDAATKERCHVPFLQQPDLRLAMDYMNNASNSHGPGDAVTSSLADMSISDQHHQENGVQMGHRSPGDAKMKVRSLAFPSLQPSLVQSFSPFPFPIISGTDRKRCAASGPAAELNATVTDSETQTAAAAAAGGGAASTARPATGVRREVALAGDGSMLAEDGVDFLGAACSEDAGNKTVGECGKKLSDSSWASEDLSCRSEVRRDVEASSRSPELTGAADSHRAISLDASECLTEMSDLSSLVRSTALEDLTSIGDKRLFQGEELVPEQVGDGLAADDAALKSCRDSGTKTVAPESQHAAQTQRLSQSAFDSHSEDLHPANSGRNDRPLTHMPSDDMAENGACDSRPDMSNGSERSSGGAQTTGAAELQKTPPQSSPARKSMVPVAIFKAQAKMDNGSTEKAGAKFQSPGAKTSVRTAAQPDAMSGQSSPGTPKSPSSQAHSAKSVAEANKVKKIAVVRSTPKSPGSLKSRPPAPLAAAAPIPDLKNVRSKVGSTDNIKHQPGGGKVQVLDQKVDYSNVQAKCGSKDNIKHVPGGGNVQILDKKLDLTNVQARCGSKDNLKHTPGGGKVQILDKKLDLSNVQSRCGSKDNIKHVPGGGNVQIVHKKIDLSTVQSKCGSKDNIRHKPGGGNVEIKNEKLEFKVQSKVGSLGNIGHVPGGGQKRIESHKLSFREQARARTDHGAEIVSLEDSPQQLSTVSSSGSINMADSPQLSTLADQVSASLAKQGL, encoded by the exons ATGATAAATAATCGATTGATTATCTTGTTCCCTGTTTGGAGAAACTCATCTCACATGAATCCACGTCTTCTGAGCAAACCTCTGTTTGTAAATCAAACTAAAGTTAATTCATTCacgtctacacacacacacacacagtgtgcgGCTGCGTGTGTTGCTCCTGGAGCTGTGTCAACATCCCTGTTGACCGAGCTGCAGGCCGGAGCCAAGACCACATTTTCACACGGCCCCGAGAGGAACGAGCTGCACCAGCAGACCTCTCCGTCTTTTCTCCCTCATGACGCTGCGACAAAAGAACGCTGTCACGTTCCCTTTCTGCAGCAG CCCGACCTGCGACTGGCAATGGACTACATGAACAACGCCTCCAACAGCCACGGCCCTGGAGACGCCGTGACCTCCTCCTTAGCCGACATGAGCATCAGCGACCAGCACCACCAGGAGAACGGCGTCCAGATGGGACACAGAAGCCCCGGAGACGCCAAAATGAAAG TGCGTAGCCTAGCTTTCCCCAGTCTGCAGCCCTCACTAGTGCAGTCGTTCTCCCCGTTTCCATTCCCCATCATCTCGGGCACAGACAGGAAGCGGTGCGCGGCGTCGGGTCCGGCTGCAGAGCTAAACGCCACGGTTACCGACAGCGAGACGCAAA cagcagcagcagcagcagcaggaggaggagcagcttcGACAG cgAGGCCCGCTACTGGAGTCCGGCGTGAGGTCGCGCTTGCGGGCGACGGATCAATGCTCGCTGAGGATGGCGTTGACTTCCTGGGAGCTGCCTGCTCCGAGGACGCAGGAAACAAGACGGTGGGGGAGTGTGGGAAGAAGCTGAGCGACTCCTCGTGGGCCTCTGAAGACCTcagctgcaggtcagaggtcaggcgGGATGTGGAGGCCAGCAGCCGGAGCCCAGAGCTGACCGGAGCGGCCGACTCTCACAGAGCGATCAGCCTGGACGCCTCCGAGTGTCTGACGGAGATGAGCGATCTCTCGTCTTTAGTCAGGAGCACGGCTTTGGAAGACCTCACGTCCATCGGGGACAAACGCTTGTTTCAAGGGGAGGAGCTCGTCCCTGAGCAAGTTGGCGATGGACTGGCGGCTGATGACGCAGCTTTAAAGTCCTGCAGAGACTCTGGAACCAAAACTGTCGCTCCAGAAAGTCAACACGCCGCTCAAACCCAGCGTCTCTCACAATCTGCATTTGATTCTCACTCAGAAGATCTTCACCCAGCGAACAGCGGCCGGAACGATCGCCCTCTAACCCACATGCCGTCTGACGACATGGCTGAAAACGGGGCCTGCGATTCAAGGCCTGACATGTCTAACGGCTCGGAGCGGAGCAGCGGTGGGGCTCAGACCACCGGTGCCGCCGAGCTGCAGAAAACACCACCCCAAAGTTCGCCAGCCAGAAAGTCTATGGTGCCGGTCGCCATTTTCAAAG CTCAAGCAAAGATGGATAACGGCTCCACAGAGAAG gCTGGTGCAAAGTTTCAGTCCCCAGGAGCCAAAACTTCAGTGAGAACTGCAGCTCAGCCAG ATGCCATGAGTGGACAGAGCAGCCCTGGTACTCCCAAATCCCCCTCGAGCCAAGCACACTCTGCCAAGTCTGTGGCCGAGGCCAACAAGGTGAAGAAGATCGCTGTGGTGCGCTCGACGCCCAAATCCCCGGGCTCACTGAAGAGCCGCCCGCCGGCTCCTCTGGCCGCCGCGGCGCCGATTCCGGACCTGAAGAACGTCAGGTCCAAGGTCGGCTCCACAGACAACATCAAGCACCAGCCTGGAGGTGGGAAG GTACAGGTCCTTGATCAGAAGGTGGATTATAGTAATGTCCAGGCTAAGTGTGGCTCCAAAGACAATATCAAACATGTACCCGGTGGCGGCAAT GTTCAGATCCTGGATAAGAAGCTGGACTTAACTAACGTCCAGGCTCGCTGCGGCTCTAAAGACAACCTCAAGCACACGCCCGGAGGAGGCAAG GTACAAATTCTTGATAAGAAGTTGGACTTAAGCAATGTGCAGTCCCGGTGTGGCTCCAAAgataatataaaacatgtaCCCGGTGGTGGAAAT GTTCAAATTGTGCACAAAAAGATTGACCTGAGCACCGTTCAGTCTAAATGTGGATCGAAAGACAACATTCGTCACAAACCAG GCGGTGGAAACGTGGAGATCAAAAACGAGAAGCTGGAGTTTAAAGTTCAGTCCAAGGTCGGTTCTCTTGGAAACATCGGCCACGTCCCTGGAGGAGGACAGAAAAGG ATTGAGAGCCACAAACTGAGCTTCCGCGAGCAGGCCAGGGCCCGCACCGACCACGGCGCCGAGATCGTCTCATTGGAAGACTCCCCCCAACAGCTCAGCACCGTGTCCTCCTCCGGCAGCATCAACATGGCCGACTCCCCGCAGCTCTCCACGCTGGCGGACCAGGTGTCCGCCTCCCTGGCCAAACAGGGCTTGTGA
- the LOC109647001 gene encoding microtubule-associated protein tau-like isoform X13, giving the protein MINNRLIILFPVWRNSSHMNPRLLSKPLFVNQTKVNSFTSTHTHTQCAAACVAPGAVSTSLLTELQAGAKTTFSHGPERNELHQQTSPSFLPHDAATKERCHVPFLQQPDLRLAMDYMNNASNSHGPGDAVTSSLADMSISDQHHQENGVQMGHRSPGDAKMKVRSLAFPSLQPSLVQSFSPFPFPIISGTDRKRCAASGPAAELNATVTDSETQTAAAAAAGGGAASTARPATGVRREVALAGDGSMLAEDGVDFLGAACSEDAGNKTVGECGKKLSDSSWASEDLSCRSEVRRDVEASSRSPELTGAADSHRAISLDASECLTEMSDLSSLVRSTALEDLTSIGDKRLFQGEELVPEQVGDGLAADDAALKSCRDSGTKTVAPESQHAAQTQRLSQSAFDSHSEDLHPANSGRNDRPLTHMPSDDMAENGACDSRPDMSNGSERSSGGAQTTGAAELQKTPPQSSPARKSMVPVAIFKAQAKMDNGSTEKTQTATTPTSAPKRPSVVAKGNKTLASARNGHSSIPIKASSPGPRQPGAGAKFQSPGAKTSVRTAAQPANAKKPPTPKNEKDAMSGQSSPGTPKSPSSQAHSAKSVAEANKVKKIAVVRSTPKSPGSLKSRPPAPLAAAAPIPDLKNVRSKVGSTDNIKHQPGGGKVQVLDQKVDYSNVQAKCGSKDNIKHVPGGGNVQILDKKLDLTNVQARCGSKDNLKHTPGGGKVQIVHKKIDLSTVQSKCGSKDNIRHKPGGGNVEIKNEKLEFKVQSKVGSLGNIGHVPGGGQKRIESHKLSFREQARARTDHGAEIVSLEDSPQQLSTVSSSGSINMADSPQLSTLADQVSASLAKQGL; this is encoded by the exons ATGATAAATAATCGATTGATTATCTTGTTCCCTGTTTGGAGAAACTCATCTCACATGAATCCACGTCTTCTGAGCAAACCTCTGTTTGTAAATCAAACTAAAGTTAATTCATTCacgtctacacacacacacacacagtgtgcgGCTGCGTGTGTTGCTCCTGGAGCTGTGTCAACATCCCTGTTGACCGAGCTGCAGGCCGGAGCCAAGACCACATTTTCACACGGCCCCGAGAGGAACGAGCTGCACCAGCAGACCTCTCCGTCTTTTCTCCCTCATGACGCTGCGACAAAAGAACGCTGTCACGTTCCCTTTCTGCAGCAG CCCGACCTGCGACTGGCAATGGACTACATGAACAACGCCTCCAACAGCCACGGCCCTGGAGACGCCGTGACCTCCTCCTTAGCCGACATGAGCATCAGCGACCAGCACCACCAGGAGAACGGCGTCCAGATGGGACACAGAAGCCCCGGAGACGCCAAAATGAAAG TGCGTAGCCTAGCTTTCCCCAGTCTGCAGCCCTCACTAGTGCAGTCGTTCTCCCCGTTTCCATTCCCCATCATCTCGGGCACAGACAGGAAGCGGTGCGCGGCGTCGGGTCCGGCTGCAGAGCTAAACGCCACGGTTACCGACAGCGAGACGCAAA cagcagcagcagcagcagcaggaggaggagcagcttcGACAG cgAGGCCCGCTACTGGAGTCCGGCGTGAGGTCGCGCTTGCGGGCGACGGATCAATGCTCGCTGAGGATGGCGTTGACTTCCTGGGAGCTGCCTGCTCCGAGGACGCAGGAAACAAGACGGTGGGGGAGTGTGGGAAGAAGCTGAGCGACTCCTCGTGGGCCTCTGAAGACCTcagctgcaggtcagaggtcaggcgGGATGTGGAGGCCAGCAGCCGGAGCCCAGAGCTGACCGGAGCGGCCGACTCTCACAGAGCGATCAGCCTGGACGCCTCCGAGTGTCTGACGGAGATGAGCGATCTCTCGTCTTTAGTCAGGAGCACGGCTTTGGAAGACCTCACGTCCATCGGGGACAAACGCTTGTTTCAAGGGGAGGAGCTCGTCCCTGAGCAAGTTGGCGATGGACTGGCGGCTGATGACGCAGCTTTAAAGTCCTGCAGAGACTCTGGAACCAAAACTGTCGCTCCAGAAAGTCAACACGCCGCTCAAACCCAGCGTCTCTCACAATCTGCATTTGATTCTCACTCAGAAGATCTTCACCCAGCGAACAGCGGCCGGAACGATCGCCCTCTAACCCACATGCCGTCTGACGACATGGCTGAAAACGGGGCCTGCGATTCAAGGCCTGACATGTCTAACGGCTCGGAGCGGAGCAGCGGTGGGGCTCAGACCACCGGTGCCGCCGAGCTGCAGAAAACACCACCCCAAAGTTCGCCAGCCAGAAAGTCTATGGTGCCGGTCGCCATTTTCAAAG CTCAAGCAAAGATGGATAACGGCTCCACAGAGAAG ACTCAAACTGCCACCACACCAACCTCTGCCCCTAAACGACCGTCCGTAGTCGCCAAGGGCAACAAAACACTCGCGTCCGCCCGAAACGGCCACAGCTCCATCCCCATTAAAGCCAGCAGCCCAGGGCCCAGGCAGCCCGGA gCTGGTGCAAAGTTTCAGTCCCCAGGAGCCAAAACTTCAGTGAGAACTGCAGCTCAGCCAG CTAATGCCAAGAAACCTCCCActccaaaaaatgaaaaag ATGCCATGAGTGGACAGAGCAGCCCTGGTACTCCCAAATCCCCCTCGAGCCAAGCACACTCTGCCAAGTCTGTGGCCGAGGCCAACAAGGTGAAGAAGATCGCTGTGGTGCGCTCGACGCCCAAATCCCCGGGCTCACTGAAGAGCCGCCCGCCGGCTCCTCTGGCCGCCGCGGCGCCGATTCCGGACCTGAAGAACGTCAGGTCCAAGGTCGGCTCCACAGACAACATCAAGCACCAGCCTGGAGGTGGGAAG GTACAGGTCCTTGATCAGAAGGTGGATTATAGTAATGTCCAGGCTAAGTGTGGCTCCAAAGACAATATCAAACATGTACCCGGTGGCGGCAAT GTTCAGATCCTGGATAAGAAGCTGGACTTAACTAACGTCCAGGCTCGCTGCGGCTCTAAAGACAACCTCAAGCACACGCCCGGAGGAGGCAAG GTTCAAATTGTGCACAAAAAGATTGACCTGAGCACCGTTCAGTCTAAATGTGGATCGAAAGACAACATTCGTCACAAACCAG GCGGTGGAAACGTGGAGATCAAAAACGAGAAGCTGGAGTTTAAAGTTCAGTCCAAGGTCGGTTCTCTTGGAAACATCGGCCACGTCCCTGGAGGAGGACAGAAAAGG ATTGAGAGCCACAAACTGAGCTTCCGCGAGCAGGCCAGGGCCCGCACCGACCACGGCGCCGAGATCGTCTCATTGGAAGACTCCCCCCAACAGCTCAGCACCGTGTCCTCCTCCGGCAGCATCAACATGGCCGACTCCCCGCAGCTCTCCACGCTGGCGGACCAGGTGTCCGCCTCCCTGGCCAAACAGGGCTTGTGA
- the LOC109647001 gene encoding microtubule-associated protein tau-like isoform X12 produces MINNRLIILFPVWRNSSHMNPRLLSKPLFVNQTKVNSFTSTHTHTQCAAACVAPGAVSTSLLTELQAGAKTTFSHGPERNELHQQTSPSFLPHDAATKERCHVPFLQQPDLRLAMDYMNNASNSHGPGDAVTSSLADMSISDQHHQENGVQMGHRSPGDAKMKVRSLAFPSLQPSLVQSFSPFPFPIISGTDRKRCAASGPAAELNATVTDSETQTAAAAAAGGGAASTARPATGVRREVALAGDGSMLAEDGVDFLGAACSEDAGNKTVGECGKKLSDSSWASEDLSCRSEVRRDVEASSRSPELTGAADSHRAISLDASECLTEMSDLSSLVRSTALEDLTSIGDKRLFQGEELVPEQVGDGLAADDAALKSCRDSGTKTVAPESQHAAQTQRLSQSAFDSHSEDLHPANSGRNDRPLTHMPSDDMAENGACDSRPDMSNGSERSSGGAQTTGAAELQKTPPQSSPARKSMVPVAIFKAQAKMDNGSTEKTQTATTPTSAPKRPSVVAKGNKTLASARNGHSSIPIKASSPGPRQPGAGAKFQSPGAKTSVRTAAQPANAKKPPTPKNEKDAMSGQSSPGTPKSPSSQAHSAKSVAEANKVKKIAVVRSTPKSPGSLKSRPPAPLAAAAPIPDLKNVRSKVGSTDNIKHQPGGGKVQILDKKLDLTNVQARCGSKDNLKHTPGGGKVQILDKKLDLSNVQSRCGSKDNIKHVPGGGNVQIVHKKIDLSTVQSKCGSKDNIRHKPGGGNVEIKNEKLEFKVQSKVGSLGNIGHVPGGGQKRIESHKLSFREQARARTDHGAEIVSLEDSPQQLSTVSSSGSINMADSPQLSTLADQVSASLAKQGL; encoded by the exons ATGATAAATAATCGATTGATTATCTTGTTCCCTGTTTGGAGAAACTCATCTCACATGAATCCACGTCTTCTGAGCAAACCTCTGTTTGTAAATCAAACTAAAGTTAATTCATTCacgtctacacacacacacacacagtgtgcgGCTGCGTGTGTTGCTCCTGGAGCTGTGTCAACATCCCTGTTGACCGAGCTGCAGGCCGGAGCCAAGACCACATTTTCACACGGCCCCGAGAGGAACGAGCTGCACCAGCAGACCTCTCCGTCTTTTCTCCCTCATGACGCTGCGACAAAAGAACGCTGTCACGTTCCCTTTCTGCAGCAG CCCGACCTGCGACTGGCAATGGACTACATGAACAACGCCTCCAACAGCCACGGCCCTGGAGACGCCGTGACCTCCTCCTTAGCCGACATGAGCATCAGCGACCAGCACCACCAGGAGAACGGCGTCCAGATGGGACACAGAAGCCCCGGAGACGCCAAAATGAAAG TGCGTAGCCTAGCTTTCCCCAGTCTGCAGCCCTCACTAGTGCAGTCGTTCTCCCCGTTTCCATTCCCCATCATCTCGGGCACAGACAGGAAGCGGTGCGCGGCGTCGGGTCCGGCTGCAGAGCTAAACGCCACGGTTACCGACAGCGAGACGCAAA cagcagcagcagcagcagcaggaggaggagcagcttcGACAG cgAGGCCCGCTACTGGAGTCCGGCGTGAGGTCGCGCTTGCGGGCGACGGATCAATGCTCGCTGAGGATGGCGTTGACTTCCTGGGAGCTGCCTGCTCCGAGGACGCAGGAAACAAGACGGTGGGGGAGTGTGGGAAGAAGCTGAGCGACTCCTCGTGGGCCTCTGAAGACCTcagctgcaggtcagaggtcaggcgGGATGTGGAGGCCAGCAGCCGGAGCCCAGAGCTGACCGGAGCGGCCGACTCTCACAGAGCGATCAGCCTGGACGCCTCCGAGTGTCTGACGGAGATGAGCGATCTCTCGTCTTTAGTCAGGAGCACGGCTTTGGAAGACCTCACGTCCATCGGGGACAAACGCTTGTTTCAAGGGGAGGAGCTCGTCCCTGAGCAAGTTGGCGATGGACTGGCGGCTGATGACGCAGCTTTAAAGTCCTGCAGAGACTCTGGAACCAAAACTGTCGCTCCAGAAAGTCAACACGCCGCTCAAACCCAGCGTCTCTCACAATCTGCATTTGATTCTCACTCAGAAGATCTTCACCCAGCGAACAGCGGCCGGAACGATCGCCCTCTAACCCACATGCCGTCTGACGACATGGCTGAAAACGGGGCCTGCGATTCAAGGCCTGACATGTCTAACGGCTCGGAGCGGAGCAGCGGTGGGGCTCAGACCACCGGTGCCGCCGAGCTGCAGAAAACACCACCCCAAAGTTCGCCAGCCAGAAAGTCTATGGTGCCGGTCGCCATTTTCAAAG CTCAAGCAAAGATGGATAACGGCTCCACAGAGAAG ACTCAAACTGCCACCACACCAACCTCTGCCCCTAAACGACCGTCCGTAGTCGCCAAGGGCAACAAAACACTCGCGTCCGCCCGAAACGGCCACAGCTCCATCCCCATTAAAGCCAGCAGCCCAGGGCCCAGGCAGCCCGGA gCTGGTGCAAAGTTTCAGTCCCCAGGAGCCAAAACTTCAGTGAGAACTGCAGCTCAGCCAG CTAATGCCAAGAAACCTCCCActccaaaaaatgaaaaag ATGCCATGAGTGGACAGAGCAGCCCTGGTACTCCCAAATCCCCCTCGAGCCAAGCACACTCTGCCAAGTCTGTGGCCGAGGCCAACAAGGTGAAGAAGATCGCTGTGGTGCGCTCGACGCCCAAATCCCCGGGCTCACTGAAGAGCCGCCCGCCGGCTCCTCTGGCCGCCGCGGCGCCGATTCCGGACCTGAAGAACGTCAGGTCCAAGGTCGGCTCCACAGACAACATCAAGCACCAGCCTGGAGGTGGGAAG GTTCAGATCCTGGATAAGAAGCTGGACTTAACTAACGTCCAGGCTCGCTGCGGCTCTAAAGACAACCTCAAGCACACGCCCGGAGGAGGCAAG GTACAAATTCTTGATAAGAAGTTGGACTTAAGCAATGTGCAGTCCCGGTGTGGCTCCAAAgataatataaaacatgtaCCCGGTGGTGGAAAT GTTCAAATTGTGCACAAAAAGATTGACCTGAGCACCGTTCAGTCTAAATGTGGATCGAAAGACAACATTCGTCACAAACCAG GCGGTGGAAACGTGGAGATCAAAAACGAGAAGCTGGAGTTTAAAGTTCAGTCCAAGGTCGGTTCTCTTGGAAACATCGGCCACGTCCCTGGAGGAGGACAGAAAAGG ATTGAGAGCCACAAACTGAGCTTCCGCGAGCAGGCCAGGGCCCGCACCGACCACGGCGCCGAGATCGTCTCATTGGAAGACTCCCCCCAACAGCTCAGCACCGTGTCCTCCTCCGGCAGCATCAACATGGCCGACTCCCCGCAGCTCTCCACGCTGGCGGACCAGGTGTCCGCCTCCCTGGCCAAACAGGGCTTGTGA